The DNA region TTCTGCGAGATTAGATGCCTGTTGTAATGCAACTTGCGCCACACCGGGATGTCCGTTTGGAAATGCCTTATCTGTTTGCATTAATGCAATATCACCTATTGCATAAATATCTTTGTGGTCGGCAACTTCATTAAATCCATTCACTATAATTCGATTACCTCTGGTAATTGCAGCTGCATCAATTCCTTCCAATAACAGCACCTTTAACACCTGCTGTCCAAATAACATGGTCGGAGGAAATAGACTTACCATCTTTAAAATTAATTCCGTTCCTGTGTAATCGCTTACCAATGTATTTAACCAAACTGTTACACCTAAATCTTCAAGATATTTTTTTGATAAGCGAGAAGCTTTTCCGACATGGTTGGTAAAATACGATTGCTGTCCTCTATTAAATGTATTTCCATTTTTTCAGGATCTAATTCCCGATAATCGGATGGCAATACATTTTTTTTAATTTCTGCCAGCGCACCCGCTAATTCTACTCCCGTAGGGCCACCACCAACAATAATAAAATTGAGTTTTTGTTTCTCAGGGTTTCCCGCTGCCTGCAAAACAGCATTTTCAAACTGCTGTAAAATTGCACTACGCATACTTAATGCTTCAGGAATCGATTTCAGCGTATATGTTTTGGTTTCCAGATTTACATTTCCGTAAAAATTTGTGGTTGCACCGGCCAACAATGAGATAATCATAATTGAAATCTACCTGCTGAGGTATGCAACTTTTTTTGGTTTTATCTATACCCGTAACTTCTGCCAAACGAAAAGCAATATTTGGTATTTACCTATTTTTCTCCGCAAGGGATATGCAATACTTTCAGCAGTTAAACCGCTGAAGCAATTTGGTATATAACGGTTGAAATGTATGATAATTATACTTTTATCAATTAACACTACCCGGTAAGGTAACTTATTTTAGTTCTTTAATTAATTCCAATCCGGCAAATCCGCCGCCACTATCACAATTTTGAAGTGAACTATCACCAAATCGATTTTGCATAGCCTGAACAATTGGATTATAGGATAAATCAAAAATTAAAACAATGTGTTCAGAAAACGCGAATATTTTAGTTCCTACCTTATTTCAGAGTTTTGTAAACAAAAAATCTATTGGTATGGGCAAAGCAAGTAAGGGTTTCGGATTTGGTCTTTATGTGTTCAACCGGGCACTTCCGATAAAGATTTTATCACAGATCAGCTGATTTATGCTACAACGGCATATACATTTGAATCAACCGACCATGTCTTGAGTTTATTTGACGACCATCACAAAGGTATGTTTATTCAAGATGGGGAAATCCCAACGTTTCCATGGCAGAAGAAAAAATTGCCGGGCTCTTGGCAAACATCTGGTAGCGATATTAAAGCAAAAGCGCAATTATTCAGCAGCGGCATGGCAGCAATTATAAGGTGGTAATCTTAGCTAATGCAAAGCCGGTGATAAAATATTAACCCAACCGCAATTGTATGGCACCACCGATGAATTAATTCAGAAGCAACTCAGCGACTTGCGGAAATATCCGTTGCGATTTAAAATGATTTTAAACTGTTGAGCAATTTTTAAAACAGATAAAACAATCTGTTTAATTTATATTGAATCACCTTCAAATCCCATGATGGAGGTTTTGATATTCAAACATTATGCAAAATTGCATCAATATAAATGTCGCGTTGCAGAGATAATACTTTTTCTTCACCTTATTGTCAAAGCGCCTACCATTGTTAGGTGCTGATTTTTCTGTGCATTCTGCTGTTTCAAATATTTAAATGGTTATGGAAGTGGTTTAGGTGGTGTTATAATTGAACATGAAAAGTTTGAGAAAATGAAGTTTGGATGAAGGTGAAGTTATTAGGTGCAAATTCAAATGCATTTGGATAGTTGGTTATTATTACAAGGATTAAAAACACTTGAATTGGTGTATGGAGCGCCATTGTAATAATGCAAAAAAAGTGGCTGCATTTCTTGAACAACATCCTGCCGTATCTAAAGTATTGTATTGCGGTTCAAAAATCATCCTCAAAAAATATTATTAAAAACAAATGCTGGCACACAGTGGCATGTGCTGAGTTTTGAATTGTATATGGATTAAAAGCCCGTTAAATTGATGAACAAAGTAAAAGTGTAAAATGGTAAATTCCTTAGGCACATTAGATACTTTTAATTCAACATCCTGCAAGTATGACGTACGTAAATCGTTCCATTTTAACGCAGAATGGCTGCAGGTATTACCGACGGACTAGTTCGGTTAGGCTGCGGGTGCATAGAAAATGCAGTGATATTATTGCAGATTTAACTCAGGGTATGACAAAAAGGCTCACTCTATGTAACTCCGCTTTTTATTAAATATATTATTGATATAAATTTAGCAATCCATTGCTTCGCCAACTGTCGGACTTATTTTTTAATTAATCCTGTAATACTTTTCTGGGATTTACTTATTATAATTTGTTTGCCCTCTCGTCAGCAGTCATTTGTAAACACTTTGTGTCCATTTAACCGTGCTGTTAACTGTGCAATTAAATTATTTTTTATATTCAGAAAATACCTATCGCGCAGCAGTAAATATCTTTTGATAAACTGGGCAAACAGGTTTGCCGAAATTAGTGCTGCAATTGCATCATATAATCGATACGTGCAGTTCCATTAATGCGGTGAAACGGAATGCATCTCAACTGGTAATAATAATGTGTTACGCGTTTTGCACCGGCAGCTTTTAATGCTTCGCAGGTTTTGTTTATCA from Bacteroidota bacterium includes:
- a CDS encoding FAD-dependent oxidoreductase; translation: MIISLLAGATTNFYGNVNLETKTYTLKSIPEALSMRSAILQQFENAVLQAAGNPEKQKLNFIIVGGGPTGVELAGALAEIKKNVLPSDYRELDPEKMEIHLIEDSNRILPTMSEKLLAYQKNILKI
- a CDS encoding PLP-dependent transferase; amino-acid sequence: MERHCNNAKKVAAFLEQHPAVSKVLYCGSKIILKKYY